A stretch of DNA from Rickettsiales bacterium:
ATTAGAGATTTCTGAAACCGAAAATTCCGGTGCATTATGAGTGGGCTTGATGTCTGACATGAGCCGGACTATACAAGCGTTACGAAGAGGAGCAATGATGAAAATTTTGATTATCGGTTCAGGCGGGCGTGAACACGCCCTTGCATGGAAAATTAAGCAATCACCGTTAGTGAGCGAGCTGTATTGCAGCCCCGGTAACGGCGGTATTGCGCAAGTGGCCGAATGTGTGGCACTCGCGGATGACGCAACCATTGTTCAGTTTTGCAAAGACCAACCCATTGATCTCGTGGTCGTGGGGCCCGAAGTTCCCCTCGTTGAAGGCTTATCCGATGCACTCCGACTTGCTGGTATCAAGGTGTTTGGCTGCAGTCAAGCCGCAGCTCAACTAGAAGGATCCAAAGGTTTTACCAAGGATATTTGCGCGAAATATAATATTCCAACTGCCAGCTACGGACGTTTCGCCGATGCGCAATCGGCTAAGGATTATCTGTTGGAAAAAGGCGCACCGATCGTGGTGAAAGCCGATGGTTTAGCTGCCGGTAAAGGTGTGATTATGGCCGAAACCAACCAAGAAGCACTTACGGCGATTGATGAAATTTTCAGCGGTAAGTTTGGCACTGCCGGTACCGAAGTGGTGATTGAAGAATGGCTGCAAGGTGAGGAGTCTAGCTTCTTCGCCCTCTGCGACGGTAAGAGTGTTCGCATGCTCGGTTCGGCGCAAGATCATAAACGCGTAGGTGAGGGCGATACTGGCCCTAATACAGGCGGCATGGGTACCTACAGCCCCGCACCCATCATGACGGATGCGATGAATAGCCGCGTGATGAACGAGATTATTCAACCAACTATGCGCGCCATGCAATCGGAAGGCACGCCCTTCCAAGGCATCTTCTTTGCAGGTCTGATGATGACCGCCAAAGGGCCGGAGCTGATCGAATATAATGTGCGTTTTGGCGACCCTGAAACGCAAAGTTTAATGCTGCGCTTAGAGTCGGATATTGTGCCACTCTTCATGGCCTGTGCCAAAGGTAAGGGCTTAGAGGATTGCGAGCTTAAGTTGTCCGGTGATGCGGCAGTATGCGTAGTGATGGCCGCGAACGGCTATCCCGGCTCCTATGAGAAAAATACCGAAATTCGCGGATTGGAAAATGCTGGCGGAACCATCTTCCATGCTGGCACCAAAGTAGAAGATGGAAAAACCTATGCCACAGGTGGTCGCGTGCTAGGCGTCTGTGCCAAAGCCTCCAACTTTGAAACCGCGCGCACACAAGCCTATGCCGCCGTTGAGAAAGTCGATTGGGCCCAAGGTTTCTACCGCAAAGATATCGGCTGGAGAGCTGTGGAGCGCGCGGCCTAGTGCTTAGTGACGTGACATGGCAAGCGCTCTTCCTCGGTATTGTTGAGGGGATAACGGAGTTTTTGCCGATTTCCTCTACGGGCCATTTGATTTTATTGGTGGATTTATTACAATTCTCTGGCCCTCCGGGGCGGGTATTTGAAATTGTCATTCAACTGGGAGCCATCCTCGCGATTTGCTGGATTTACCGTGCCAAGCTTTTTGGAGCGGTATTAAACGCCCCCAAAGATACCAGCGCGCGGCGGTTTATTTCGAATATCGTGATTGCCTTTTTACCGGCTGCCGTGATTGGCGTGTTCGCACATGGCTTTATCAAGGAAGTGCTGTTCTCGCCTTTGGTCGTAGCGATTATGCTCGTGGTGGGCGGGCTGTTTATTCTGCTGGTAGAGAAGGTGATAAAGCCGCAGCCCCGCACGCAAACGGTGGATGAAATGGACTGGAAACTGGCCTTGAAAATCGGCTTCTGCCAAGTGCTTGCGATGATTCCGGGAACCTCGCGTTCCGGCGCCACCATCATGGGAGGGCTGCTTATGGGCCTAGAGCGCAAAGCCGCTACTGAGTTCAGCTTCTTCCTCGCCATCCCCACTATGTTTGGCGCAACGGTGTATGATGCCTATAAAAATTGGGAGCATATGACAGTAGAGAATATGGAAGTAATTGCGATCGGCTTTGTCGCCGCGTTTATTTCGGCCTTATGGGTGGTGCGTTGGTTGATTAATTTCCTAAGCAATCATGGCTACACGCCCTTTGCCTATTACCGCATTGTGATCGGCACGATCATGCTAGTCCTCCTACTAGGATAGCGAAGAACCAACCCCCGCCTCAGGCGTAGAATTAATGCGCGGATGGGTTTTTGCTAACTCTTCAGTGTCGAGTTGTTTTGCAAATTTTTCAGCATCATGCGATTGGCTACGTGAAATGAAAGGTTGAACCGCAGCATATAGATCCATTGCTTCTTGAGCTGTTTGAGGTCCGGGTAGGCTGTTAACGAGCGCGGCGAGAGGTTTTTTAATATTTTGTGGCAAGACTGTTTTACTTTTATAGGAGGTCTCTTGCATGACGGCTCCTTTGTTTTGTAAGGTTTTATCGATCGCATTGATGATTTCATCTTTTGTGGCTGAAAGCATTTGGCTTTTTTCTAGCTCTGTAGCGAGCGCTTGTTTTACCGCCTCTTTTTGTTCGTGTCCAAACTGTAGAACAATGTCTGACGCACGTTCCGCAATAGCCTCAAATTTCTGATTAACTTCAGGAAGTTTGCTAATGATTTCATTTCTAATCTGCTGAGCGAATCGATTTAATCTCTCTTGTTCGTCCATTTTGGCATATTCTTCAGGACGCGGGTTCTTAGGGTCATGAAGGTTATCTAAACGTTTCGCCATGTAATTTGAGAGCTTGGTAATGAATTCATCTTTACCAGACTCTCCAAATGCGATTGGCATATTATCGAGGAGACCAATAGCGGTGCTTGCCATTGCTTCGATATTTGCGATTTGCCCTGCTTCATAATTACGGTTCTTGGTGAGGGCAACCGTCATATCACCGATTAGGTAGATACCATTACCAATATATTGCTTGTTGAAGCCAGATTTCTTATTTTTTGATTGTGCCGTTGCTAGGGCATCTAAATTTTTACTGCTGAGTCCAGTAGCACTTTTTGAGATATTGAGACGGTTATGTTCCCATTTTTGTTCTTCTTCAAGTGCATGTTTTACGGAGTGTTTTAAATCTCCAGCTTTCATACCTACAAGACTAGCTAAAGTTACGCAGACGCTTGCAAGTGTATTAGGCGAAGATTTAATTTCTTGTCCGGCGCGTTTGAAGAAATTCTCGCTCCAGTCCACTTTATTGGTAATGGCTTGTTCTTTAAAGAAGCCCATTAAGGTCCAACCTGCTACGGAGAGTGAGCCTGTTGTCACATCACCAATAGCTCCTAATTTCGCTTTTCCTAGCTGGTCATAGATATTGACGCCTGTGTTGAGCTTAATGTCTTTATTTTCATTCAGAAATGCTTTGGTATTACGAAGGCGCATCAAGCCTGAAACGATTAAGATCAATTGTCCTAAAATTTGTGCACCAGAACCCGTATAAACGGCGGTATCGTTAAACCATTTTTTAGCAGTAGAGCGGCGGTCTTTTATTTCGGGCATTAGATTGTCGAAGTCAGAAAGATCGATACCTTTCTGTTGTGCGGCAGAAAGCCCTTGTTTCATCTCTTCTGCAATGAGCTCTTTACCTTCTTTCATTCCAAACATCATGACGAGTGATTGAACGAGTGCTAAGTCATAGGCACGATCATATAGGCTATTGGCTGTTTTATTTTTGTCTTTAAATTTGTCAATTGTTCCAGTAATGGCGGTCTTCGCTTTAGGTGTTTTATCGCCAGAGAAGTTTGAATAGAGATTTGGGAGAGTACCTAATGCGATATCTCCAAAGGCATAGAGAGTGCTGAAGCGACGAGCTTCACTTCCCATGAAGAAATCGACTTTGCTCTTAATGCCCGTGAGAATATCACCAATACGCCCTCGACTGGTTTCAAATGTTTGGCGGATGCCGGCTGTTAGACCAAGTTCTCCAAAAGTTTTAAGCAGGCTAGTTTCATGGTTGAAATGTGTGATTGTGAGGGTTGGGATGCCGTTTGTGTCTTTCCCGAGCTTCGTTCTGTAATTTTTCTGTTCTAGCTCTTTCTTGAGAGATGGCAGGCGACCTGTTCCGCTCTCCACAGGCTCATAAATAACCGCCTCCCACTCTTTATCACCAAGAGTGGTCTCCAGAAAATTGATGCGACTTTCTGGGTCATCCCAGATGTGTACGCGCTGAATGTGGTTCTTTTTCGTCATATAAATCTATCTACTATAGAATATACCGCGTTTCGGAGTTTGATTGTGTTACAATTTTAAGACAATCATTGATTCGCGCGATAGCTTAAGTCACTGTAAAAGAACAAATGAGGCTGTTATGCGCGTGGCTATCTTATCCTTTCTAGTGGTAACCTTTGCGAGTTTCTCCGTTTTTGCGGCGGGTGAGGCGAGTGCTGAGGTCGTGATTGACTATGGAATATGGTCATTGCTCCCTGCCGGTTTAGCCATTGCGATGGCGTTATTGACGCGTCAGGTGATTGTCTCGCTCTTCCTTGGTATTTGGTCCGGCGCGTGGTTGCTTTCGGGCGGTGATTTGCCGGCTTTATGGCAGGGTTTCTTGCGCGTGATGGATACGTGGTTACTCCAATCTATCGTGCCAAGTGATGCGAGTACGGATCATATTTCGATCATCATGTTTACGCTCACGGTGGGTGGGATGATTGGTATTATCCGCGCCAATGGCGGTATTGACGGTGTGATTGCATGGATGGCGAATCGCGTAAAAACAGCAAAAGGCGCGCAATATGCTTCGATGTTTGCCGGTTTAAAGATCTTTTTCGATGATTATGCGAGCATGCTGATTGTCGGCAACACGATGCGTCCACTGGCCGATGAACGCGGTATTAGCCGTGAAAAACTCGCGTATATCGTGGATACTACGGCGTCGCCGATTGCCTCTATTGCGCTACTTACCACGTGGATTGGCTTCCAAGTGTCTTTGCTTGATACGGCGATGAGTAGTTTGCCGACCTTGAATATGCCAGCTTATGAGTTGATGATCGCGTCGATTCCTTACAGTTTCTACAGTATTTTGAGTATCTTATTCATCTTTATGCTTATCACTACGAATCGCGATATGGGGCCGATGTTAAAGGCCGAGCGGGCGGCGCGCAAGGAGGCAGCGAAAGCTGCTAAACGCAAGACCAGCAAGGCGAAAATGGTCAAAGTAAGCAAAGGTAAAGCGATTAACGCGCTCTTGCCGCTTATGGTGCTGATTGTAAGCGTGATCGGTGGCTTGCTCCTTACCGGTTGGCCGGATGAAGGGCAGGCGGTGACATTAACCGCTATCTTCGGAAATGCAGATCCGTTTAAGGCGATGCTATGGGCCTCTTTGCTCAGCGCCACCTCGGCGCTTCTTGTCAGTAAATACAATGCGGATATGACGGTCGGTGAGATTATCGGTGCCTTGGAACATGGCTTTGTGCCCATGCTTGGCGCGGTGATTATCCTGACCTTCGCTTGGGGTATTGCCGGCGTGAATGATGCGATTGGAACAGCGGATTACTTGGTGAATCAATTGGAGGGCAATCTTGCGCCACAATTATTGCCAGTGGTCGTGTTCTTGCTCGCGTCGATCATCGCTTTCTCAACCGGAACCAGCTGGGGCGTGATGGCCATTCTAGTACCGCTCGCCATCCCACTTGCATGGGGCGCATTAGAGAGCGCTGGCATGACTGGTGGGCCAGATGCGATGCCGATTCTCTATGCCAGTGTGGCGAGTGTGTTGACCGGTGCTGTATGGGGCGATCATTGCTCGCCGATTTCGGACACAACGATTCTCTCTTCCGTTTCCTCCGGTTGTGATCATATCGAACATGTGCGTACGCAGCTGCCTTATGCGATGCTTGTAGGTTCCGTCGCCATGGTCGCTGGC
This window harbors:
- a CDS encoding Na+/H+ antiporter NhaC family protein, translating into MAILSFLVVTFASFSVFAAGEASAEVVIDYGIWSLLPAGLAIAMALLTRQVIVSLFLGIWSGAWLLSGGDLPALWQGFLRVMDTWLLQSIVPSDASTDHISIIMFTLTVGGMIGIIRANGGIDGVIAWMANRVKTAKGAQYASMFAGLKIFFDDYASMLIVGNTMRPLADERGISREKLAYIVDTTASPIASIALLTTWIGFQVSLLDTAMSSLPTLNMPAYELMIASIPYSFYSILSILFIFMLITTNRDMGPMLKAERAARKEAAKAAKRKTSKAKMVKVSKGKAINALLPLMVLIVSVIGGLLLTGWPDEGQAVTLTAIFGNADPFKAMLWASLLSATSALLVSKYNADMTVGEIIGALEHGFVPMLGAVIILTFAWGIAGVNDAIGTADYLVNQLEGNLAPQLLPVVVFLLASIIAFSTGTSWGVMAILVPLAIPLAWGALESAGMTGGPDAMPILYASVASVLTGAVWGDHCSPISDTTILSSVSSGCDHIEHVRTQLPYAMLVGSVAMVAGLIPVGYGLPWWMGMGAGMFLLYVVLTKFGQEVD
- a CDS encoding undecaprenyl-diphosphate phosphatase is translated as MLSDVTWQALFLGIVEGITEFLPISSTGHLILLVDLLQFSGPPGRVFEIVIQLGAILAICWIYRAKLFGAVLNAPKDTSARRFISNIVIAFLPAAVIGVFAHGFIKEVLFSPLVVAIMLVVGGLFILLVEKVIKPQPRTQTVDEMDWKLALKIGFCQVLAMIPGTSRSGATIMGGLLMGLERKAATEFSFFLAIPTMFGATVYDAYKNWEHMTVENMEVIAIGFVAAFISALWVVRWLINFLSNHGYTPFAYYRIVIGTIMLVLLLG
- the purD gene encoding phosphoribosylamine--glycine ligase, which gives rise to MMKILIIGSGGREHALAWKIKQSPLVSELYCSPGNGGIAQVAECVALADDATIVQFCKDQPIDLVVVGPEVPLVEGLSDALRLAGIKVFGCSQAAAQLEGSKGFTKDICAKYNIPTASYGRFADAQSAKDYLLEKGAPIVVKADGLAAGKGVIMAETNQEALTAIDEIFSGKFGTAGTEVVIEEWLQGEESSFFALCDGKSVRMLGSAQDHKRVGEGDTGPNTGGMGTYSPAPIMTDAMNSRVMNEIIQPTMRAMQSEGTPFQGIFFAGLMMTAKGPELIEYNVRFGDPETQSLMLRLESDIVPLFMACAKGKGLEDCELKLSGDAAVCVVMAANGYPGSYEKNTEIRGLENAGGTIFHAGTKVEDGKTYATGGRVLGVCAKASNFETARTQAYAAVEKVDWAQGFYRKDIGWRAVERAA